Genomic DNA from Fusarium keratoplasticum isolate Fu6.1 chromosome 2, whole genome shotgun sequence:
TTGGGTGCTTCGGGAGTGCTGGCACGCTCCTTGGATCGAGACTTTTGTGGTGTCTGGGGAACAATCTCTGGTGCTTGCTCTTgttccagctcatcctcgacgtcaGTcacagcctcttcctcttcaatctcctccattgtctttgtcttttggAAAAGAAGGCGAGGCTTGATGGAAGCACGAGTAAGAGGTCGGTTAAGGTAagcctcgacatcttcctcatcggcTTGGAGTTCATCCAAATCCTCTGCCTCATATTCAGAAAACTTGCGAAAGAACTTCTTTCCACGGCTATGATAGTTAGCATTGAGTGAGTCATTGTGGGTGGTGAAACTTACAATACGTAAACCATTCCGTCTTCGCGGCGAGATGCCTCGTCAATAGTCTTGATACCCTCTCCGggaaccttgaccttgcgcttGCCTCGCTTGCTGGGCTCGGGCTCTGGGGCGTCGCCGAAGAAAGGGTTGCTACTCTCATCTCGGGTAGGGATGCGATCCCGAGTGTCGGTGAAAATTTCGATAGGGTCTTCAATCTCCTCCGCAGTGAAGCTCTCCATGGAAATGCCAGTGTACTTCTTGGTGCGTCGCTTCTTAGGGCTGGCAATCACTTCAGACTCGGCAAAGAGATTGCGGGCGACggacttgatgttggcggCAGTTTTCTCATTAGGGGGCTTCTGAGGAGTCTTGGAAGGCGTGGGAAGCATGCCAGCTGATCGAATGGCCGAAGAGGCAGGTCTGCTGAGAGCGGCTTGAGAACTTTCGCCCATGTTGATAGGAGCACGACGCACAGCGTCAAGAGCAGGCTGGCGCTTCTTTTGCGGAGAAGGCATCGGGGTAGCGACggacttggtcttcttgacTGTGCGTGGTGATCGTGGTTGGCGAGATGCGCCGGGTGAAGGAGTTCGGTTTGCGCGCTGTTCAGAAATTCGGGCGGATTTGCGAGGAGTGAATGGCTCCCAGTTGTCTTGGTATCCGAGGCGTGGAGTTGGAGGGCTGTGGATGCGGGAGGGCGGAGGGGGAGTCGTTGACCCGTGTGCGGCAGCCATTTTGGTAGCGACCGATAATCAACTGTTTGTGTGTGCCTCGTCCCTATCAGGTAATTATGTCGTCGTGATGCTCGTCGAAAATGGGTGCTCCTTTGTTGCCAGGTCTACCCGGGAGCGGTGCGTCGAATTGGCTTTGTTTATTGAGGGAATATCCCACGCAGCGAACACAGCAATCGTGGCGGCAGACGGAACGAGCGGGAAAGATACGGTGGATGACGATAGGGTAGGGCGATGATGGATTCGGCTTTGATATatttgatgatggaagagTCGGTGATGGTAGTTTGGTTGTAGGCTCAGATGACAACACtcgatgaaggaggagaaaagtGGCTGGGTGATTACCCTGGAGTGTGGCCCAGCCTCCCCGTTTCTGTTGTTGGGGCTGAAATTGGGCCGTGCCCCTACGAGCCGCACGCGTCCATGGGCCATGGGCGCGTCGTTACGCGACATGGATGCCCAATCACGGTGCAGGTTTCAGGCAGGCGTCAAACAAAGGGTGGGACAATGCCCCTCATCAATTAAGTTCCGTGTGCAAGTCAACAAGCGCCGACACGTGCATGACAACCAATTTGACGGCCCAACGACCAGACTCTAACCGCCTGTCAACCGACATCATGTCCGACGATTACACACAGGAAGAGATTTGGTCCTCGCCGGTCCAAGCCGACCGTCCGAGGACCCCCAGGACTCCCAAGACACCCAAGACTCCAACCCAGGAACGTGAGCCTATAGACCATGAAGCTGCGCTGCGCAAGGAGCTCGAAGGTGTACGAAACATCAACGAATCCATCGAGGGCGTTATTGCGACCCTAGAGCGTGCCGGGGGCAACATGGATGTACGTGCCGTGCTCCGTGCCTGCTGCCACGTCTACTGACCTCTATAGACCGTATCCAAAACAGTAAACAATGCATCTGTCCTCCTCAACACCTGGACTCGGATATTATCACAGACGGAGCATAATCAGCGTCTGATCCTGGACCCTAGCTGGAAGGGTGCAACTGAAGACCTCGCCGAACAAGAGGCAGAGGCCATCCAAAGGCAGCTGGCTGCTGAGAGAAgggctgctgaagaagagcagagACGTGAAGAGTTGCGTAGACGacgcgaggaagaagagaggcaaAGGCTGGCCTCGGCCGCACCCGCACGCGGAACCAGGGGGGCCAGGGgtggccgaggacgaggcggGCCAGCCGCAAGGGGCTCAAGCTATTCAAGCTCGAGCTATTCCGGGAGTTCTATCCCAGGTCGTGGGACATCCAATATCGGCAGAGGATTTGGCGCACGTCGGGCTCGAGGGACTAAATGATTACTTCATGATACCCAACCTATTTCTTCTTGAAAAAGtcgctcatcttcttcatacCCCTGGTGTTGACCTTTTTGAGCTCCCGGACGCCTCTGCTTTCCATCgactttttcttcttttcctcctccgcctttCTCTTCTTAACCCtggcctcatcctcttcttcgtctcggTCTCGTTTTCGGGAGTAGTCCATGGAGTGTGATGCCACGGCTTCCGCGCGGAACTTGGCGAGTTTGGAGAGATAGTCGTCGAGAGAAGAAAAGTCGACAGCTTTTTCAACAGCTGCTTGTAATTCGGTAGCAAGGGATGGGGCAATGTAGCTCGAGCAGATGAAGCTAAATGCGACTCGTAACCTTTGCAGGTCTGTGACTTCGGGAGATGCCTGAATGGCAGTGACGACATCGTCGGTGATGGTTGTAAAGGATGTGGCTGTCGAAGGCTGGGTATCGGTCGTCGTGGACTGAGAATCGGTTGAATCGGCTGGTGTCTCGACTGTTTCGGTGGTTGGCTGGGAGGCTTCTGCCTTCAACTCTCGCTTCTGGGCGAGGACAGGGGCTTCAAGGGCTTTCTTGACAAACTTCTCCTCCATGCTAGCCGGCAATTGATCCATTCTCCTTGCCTTTTCCAGTACGACATTGACAAGCTTCTCGTTGTTTATGCGAAACATGGTTTCGTCGCCTGCCTCGACCGTGTCGCAAACCGCCCCCATCCTGCTCTCAATGAGTTTCCGGGTCTTTTCGCAACGTAGAATCTCGGATAGATGAGAGGACTCCTCGGGGAGGTGGTCAAAGTGGTCATCACTTGACAAAAATAACCGCTTCTCTGATCCCTTTGTCTGCTCAGTCAGAGCTGGGAGAACCAGAAACACGGGATCGATCAAGGTGGCCAAGTACAGCTCCTGGCCCATTGAGATGTCTGCATTCTTGCCATTTTCAATCAGCCAGCTCCGAGGAGTCGCCTTTGGCGTCGCGATCTTTGTAAACTCGTAGATGCCAGTTTCGGGACAAACTAGATATCTCGCAGGGCGCGCATGTCTGGGATTGGGTAGAGTGACGATTCGCGCATCGGGAGTGGCTTTCGAGGGCAGGATAAAGATCTTGGAGGGATTCTCTGAGCGGGTGAGACTAATCTTGGAAGTCGTTGATGTTGGCTCTGCAGGCGCGTCCGCCGTCtttgttgatcttgtccttgccatTTCGCGTCGATTGAGATGTAGCAACAATTAAAATTACCACTGACGCTGATAGTCAGCCTGAGAGACGTTAAAGTGATTTGAACGCGCTGTGCTTTACGCGTCGAAGCGCGTGACAGGGATCCCGAAACGGCAGTTGGGCCCCGCTCAGTGCAGGAACATGCAGCCCCATCGCAGCAACCAGTTCCCTGCATCAACATTCTCCTTTCATCTTCCCGACACAAAGTAAACACTGCCTGACTCAGCGTATGGCTGGAGTTTGATGGCCTGGTCTATACGTACCTGACGTACCCCGACGAACATGCGCCGGATTACGGATAGGCCCTAAGCGACTGCATACCATCGGGCCGTTACTGGGCCACCCACCGCCTCGAGGCTTGTTTCGTCATGGCTCCAGGTGAGACTGTCTATTGCTGACCATGTGTTGAGAAATACTAACTTGATAGATTCCCCggcaaaaaaagaagctCAATGGCCTCCGAGGTCTCCTCATGAAGCTTTGTTGAGCACTCCCCGCGGACGAGAGCGATACCGACGTATGATGGAGACATCGCCTTCACCTTCACCGTCAAAGAGAGGTCGCAATCTACCTTCGATGAATCTTTTGGCCGAGATCGagaatgatgaagaagaggatgaagagacaTTGGAGTTGAAGCTCCAGGAGATTCAGGCTCGgctgaagttgaagaagctaCAGAGTGCCAAATCGAAAAAAGCCGAAGTCGAACTCCACACCACCACGTCAGAGTTGGCGATATCGCAAGTACGCCCAAGGCGCGCCGCAACTCCAGAGGCAAATCCTATACAAGTTCCTGCATCTCCCGTCAGACGATTCCAGCCACCACAGACTTCTCCTAGCAGGGTGCTTTTGGGGATCGACAAGGGTCTGAAGGCTAAAGACATTTCCTTGAAGCGTGCGTCGAGCTACAGAGACTCTCAAACATCGATAGATATTGGCCACACGGGGGGGTATTTGCGAAGATCAAGAACCACGACCAGTGTGACAAATGCGACGGAATCGCGCCCTCTGAGCTTCAACGAGCGTCTCGCCTCGGTGAGGACAGAAGAGGCCGCACGAACCCAACGGCAGGAAAAGATTCAAAAGTTGAGATCGAATGCCTTTGGGATTGGtcaggatgagatggaaagATACAAGAAGAATGCCGTCGACATCCCGGATGAACCACTCCAGGCCCCAGCCTTCTCGAGAGAAGAGATCATGTCCACCAAGCCGCAAACAAGACCGACACAGGAGAGCAAAACTCGAAAGAAGAAAACACCGCCCGGTGAGGTCCCCGAAGACCAAGCCGCCGGATTCGAACCATATTCAAGTTTCCATTTGTCAAAACGGATTCTCCCTCATGGTGTACTCGCCCGCCATGTGTCAGGCAAAAAGGTCTATACACTCAAAGATCTCCTCAGGATTGTCAAAGCACCTGACTTTGCTTTACCCGATGTCGAGCAGGATATTGTCGTGTTTGGAATCCTGGCCAAAAAGTCGGAACCTCGCGCACACAAGCCGACTCAAGGAAGGAATGGCAAGACAGAGGACCGAGGAAAGTACATGGTCATGACACTGGTAGATCTGGAATGGGAGCTGgaccttttcctcttcaacTCGGGCTTTACACGATATTGGAAGCTCACTGAAGGGACCGTCATTGCGATTCTCAATCCCAATCTAATGCCACCGCCACCAGGGAGACAAGACACTGGACGATTCAGTCTTGTCATCAACTCGGACGACGATTCCATCATTGAGATTGGCACATCCCGTGATCTAGGGGGGTGCCAATCCGTCAAGAAGGACGGCGAGTTGTGTGGCGCATGGATCAACAAAAAGCGAACTCACCACTGTGAATTCCACTCAAACGAAGCTATCCGCAAGCAGCGAGGGACCAGGTTGGAGGTGAACGGCAGCAGCTTTGGGGCAAGAAAGAACAACTCTAGAGAGACATTCAACTGGGGCcaggaaaagaagcaagagtCGTCCAAGAAGTACGACTGGGAGACCAAGACACACTGGTTTGCGTCACGGACTATGAGTGCTTCCGACTTGATTGATGGAAAGGACAGAACCCCCAACGACCGCAAGGAAAGGGCCGAGTTTCTCAAGAGAGATCTagaggccaaggagagagagcgagacatgatgaagaagcttGGACAAATTGGCAATGCTGCGGGAAGGGAATACATGCGGCTGGGATCACGAGCAGTGCCAGGCACATCACAGTCGAGTCAGGCATCGAGCCAGGTATCAGACTCTGAAATCTACAGACCCGACGCCAAGTCTCTAGGGCTCTTGGGTAGAGATTCCGCCATTCATCTTAGCCCTGTCAAGCGGAAACGCCCCGACAGCTCTCAGGCTGGCTCCCAAGCCGGCTCACTCGCCAGCAGCAGACAATCAGCACTCGGCTGGGGAGGCAACCTCAAGGACAAACTCTCCAAAAtgaaagagggagagaagctACGCAACGATCAACCAGTACGGAAAAAGACTAGATTCGTGACGGACAAGGGAATTCGCGAAGCCGGCAGAGAGAGCCTCGGCAATGAACTCGTTGAGCGGCAGGTCAGGCtcgaagacgatgatgacgaacTTGTTATTGTATAAATCTAAGATAAATAGGCGCTACAGGCATGGTTGGATTGGAGTTGGGCCTACGGGTTACGTTACGAGTGAACGATTTGGTCAGATTATTCGATATTGCTTGAATCAAGATATCCATCAGCCGAGACCGACAAGTACCGATATCTCATCTCGGATCAAAGGCTGCC
This window encodes:
- a CDS encoding Ribonuclease H2 subunit B; translated protein: MARTRSTKTADAPAEPTSTTSKISLTRSENPSKIFILPSKATPDARIVTLPNPRHARPARYLVCPETGIYEFTKIATPKATPRSWLIENGKNADISMGQELYLATLIDPVFLVLPALTEQTKGSEKRLFLSSDDHFDHLPEESSHLSEILRCEKTRKLIESRMGAVCDTVEAGDETMFRINNEKLVNVVLEKARRMDQLPASMEEKFVKKALEAPVLAQKRELKAEASQPTTETVETPADSTDSQSTTTDTQPSTATSFTTITDDVVTAIQASPEVTDLQRLRVAFSFICSSYIAPSLATELQAAVEKAVDFSSLDDYLSKLAKFRAEAVASHSMDYSRKRDRDEEEDEARVKKRKAEEEKKKKSMESRGVRELKKVNTRGMKKMSDFFKKK
- a CDS encoding Zf-primase domain-containing protein, which translates into the protein MAPDSPAKKEAQWPPRSPHEALLSTPRGRERYRRMMETSPSPSPSKRGRNLPSMNLLAEIENDEEEDEETLELKLQEIQARLKLKKLQSAKSKKAEVELHTTTSELAISQVRPRRAATPEANPIQVPASPVRRFQPPQTSPSRVLLGIDKGLKAKDISLKRASSYRDSQTSIDIGHTGGYLRRSRTTTSVTNATESRPLSFNERLASVRTEEAARTQRQEKIQKLRSNAFGIGQDEMERYKKNAVDIPDEPLQAPAFSREEIMSTKPQTRPTQESKTRKKKTPPGEVPEDQAAGFEPYSSFHLSKRILPHGVLARHVSGKKVYTLKDLLRIVKAPDFALPDVEQDIVVFGILAKKSEPRAHKPTQGRNGKTEDRGKYMVMTLVDLEWELDLFLFNSGFTRYWKLTEGTVIAILNPNLMPPPPGRQDTGRFSLVINSDDDSIIEIGTSRDLGGCQSVKKDGELCGAWINKKRTHHCEFHSNEAIRKQRGTRLEVNGSSFGARKNNSRETFNWGQEKKQESSKKYDWETKTHWFASRTMSASDLIDGKDRTPNDRKERAEFLKRDLEAKERERDMMKKLGQIGNAAGREYMRLGSRAVPGTSQSSQASSQVSDSEIYRPDAKSLGLLGRDSAIHLSPVKRKRPDSSQAGSQAGSLASSRQSALGWGGNLKDKLSKMKEGEKLRNDQPVRKKTRFVTDKGIREAGRESLGNELVERQVRLEDDDDELVIV